A genomic region of Trifolium pratense cultivar HEN17-A07 linkage group LG3, ARS_RC_1.1, whole genome shotgun sequence contains the following coding sequences:
- the LOC123915621 gene encoding RNA polymerase II transcriptional coactivator KELP: MEDAETKSRIEETVLKILHESNMEEVTESKIRKQASTELDLNLNQPPFKALVKQIIEDFLVEKQQQQQKQEEEEEKQEVKQKGVSSKSSVYVDSGDLVICELSQKKKVTIQDFKGRRYVSIREFYTKDGKELPSSKGISLSGEQWETFKKCVPAIEKAIQKMESSI; this comes from the exons ATGGAAGATGCTGAAACCAAATCAAGAATCGAGGAAACAGTTCTTAAGATCCTCCATGAATCAAACAtggaagaggtaactgaatcaAAGATTCGAAAACAAGCCTCCACTGAATTGGACCTAAACCTAAATCAGCCCCCATTCAAAGCTTTGGTGAAGCAAATCATTGAAGATTTTCTTGTAGAGAAGCAGCAACAACAGCAaaagcaagaagaagaagaagaaaagcaagAGGTTAAACAAAAAGGTGTTTCCAGCAAAAGCAGTGTCTATGTTGATTCTGGCGATCTCGTCATTTGCGAG CTTTCGCAAAAGAAAAAGGTGACAATTCAGGATTTCAAAGGAAGAAGGTATGTCTCCATTCGGGAGTTTTACACCAAGGATGGCAAGGAACTTCCTTCTAGCAAAG GAATAAGTTTGTCTGGGGAGCAGTGGGAAACCTTTAAGAAATGTGTGCCTGCCATAGAAAAAGCCATTCAGAAAATGGAGTCGAGTATATAA